One Streptomyces sp. V4I8 genomic window carries:
- a CDS encoding ribose-phosphate diphosphokinase, which translates to MTGIKTTGEKKLMFFSGRAHPELAEEVAQQLEVGVVPTKAFDFANGEIYVRYQESARGADCFVIQSHTAPINQWIMEQLIMIDALKRASARSITVIVPFYGYARQDKKHRGREPISARLIADLMKTAGADRILTVDLHTDQIQGFFDGPVDHLFALPLLADYVGRKVDREKLTVVSPDAGRVRVADRWCDRLGAPLAIVHKRRDKDVANQVTVHEVVGEVKGRVCVLVDDMIDTGGTICAAADALFAHGAEDVIVTATHGVLSGPAADRLKNSRVSEFVFTNTLPTPGELSRDLDKLTVLSIAPTIASAVREVFEDGSVTSLFDEQ; encoded by the coding sequence GTGACCGGGATCAAGACGACCGGCGAGAAGAAATTGATGTTCTTCTCCGGCCGCGCCCACCCCGAGCTTGCCGAGGAGGTCGCCCAGCAGTTGGAGGTCGGGGTTGTCCCGACGAAGGCCTTCGACTTCGCCAACGGTGAGATCTACGTCCGCTATCAGGAGTCGGCGCGCGGTGCGGACTGCTTTGTGATCCAGAGCCACACGGCTCCGATCAATCAGTGGATCATGGAGCAGTTGATCATGATCGACGCGCTGAAGCGCGCGTCGGCCCGCTCCATCACGGTGATCGTGCCGTTCTACGGTTACGCGCGCCAGGACAAGAAGCACCGTGGGCGTGAACCGATTTCGGCGCGTCTGATCGCGGACCTGATGAAGACCGCGGGTGCGGACCGGATCCTGACCGTCGATCTGCACACCGATCAGATCCAGGGCTTCTTCGACGGGCCGGTCGATCACCTCTTCGCGCTTCCGCTGCTCGCGGACTACGTGGGCCGGAAGGTCGACCGGGAGAAGCTGACCGTGGTGTCTCCGGACGCCGGGCGTGTGCGGGTGGCTGACCGTTGGTGTGACCGGCTCGGCGCTCCGCTCGCCATCGTGCACAAGCGGCGGGACAAGGACGTCGCGAACCAGGTGACCGTCCACGAGGTCGTGGGTGAGGTCAAGGGCCGGGTGTGTGTCCTGGTCGACGACATGATCGACACCGGCGGGACGATCTGTGCGGCCGCGGACGCGCTGTTCGCGCACGGCGCGGAGGACGTCATCGTCACCGCGACGCACGGTGTGCTGTCGGGTCCCGCGGCGGACCGGCTGAAGAACTCCCGGGTGAGCGAGTTCGTGTTCACGAACACGCTGCCGACGCCGGGTGAGCTGAGCCGCGACCTCGACAAGCTGACGGTGCTGTCGATCGCGCCGACGATCGCGAGCGCCGTACGTGAGGTGTTCGAGGACGGTTCGGTGACGAGCCTGTTCGACGAGCAGTAG
- the glmU gene encoding bifunctional UDP-N-acetylglucosamine diphosphorylase/glucosamine-1-phosphate N-acetyltransferase GlmU: MSAIRPAAVVVLAAGEGTRMKSATPKVLHELCGRSLVGHVLAAARELQPENLVVVVGHAREKVSAHLGEIDAGVRTAVQAEQNGTGHAVRMGLEELGGGVDGTVVVVCGDTPLLTGETLTRLAATHSADGNAVTVLTAEVPDATGYGRIVRDGVSGAVTAIVEHKDATESQRAVREINSGVFAFDGQLLADALGKVRTDNSQGEEYLTDVLGILREAGHRVGASVAADHREIAGINNRVQLAEARRILNDRLLTAAMLAGVTVVDPATTWVDVTVTFEQDAVVNPGTQLQGATHLGEGAEVGPNSRLKDTRVGAGARVDNTVADSAVIGAQATVGPYAYLRPGTRLGAKGKIGTYVETKNASIGEGTKVPHLSYVGDATIGEYSNIGAASVFVNYDGQDKHHTTVGSHCRTGSDNMFVAPVTVGDGAYTAAGSVITKDVPPGSLAVARGQQRNIEGWVARKRPGSAAAKAAEAASGQVESED; the protein is encoded by the coding sequence GTGAGCGCCATTCGCCCGGCAGCCGTCGTCGTTCTCGCAGCGGGTGAGGGCACCCGTATGAAGTCGGCCACACCCAAGGTCCTGCACGAGCTCTGCGGACGCAGCCTCGTGGGTCATGTGCTGGCCGCCGCACGTGAGTTGCAGCCCGAGAACCTGGTCGTGGTCGTGGGGCACGCGCGGGAGAAGGTCTCCGCGCACCTCGGTGAGATCGACGCCGGCGTACGCACCGCCGTGCAGGCGGAGCAGAACGGCACGGGTCACGCCGTACGGATGGGTCTCGAAGAGCTCGGTGGCGGAGTCGACGGGACCGTCGTGGTCGTCTGCGGCGACACTCCCCTCCTCACCGGCGAGACCCTGACCCGTCTCGCCGCCACCCACTCCGCCGACGGCAACGCGGTCACCGTCCTGACCGCCGAGGTGCCGGACGCGACGGGGTACGGGCGGATCGTGCGGGACGGTGTCTCGGGTGCGGTGACGGCGATCGTCGAGCACAAGGACGCCACCGAGTCGCAGCGGGCCGTCCGGGAGATCAACTCCGGGGTGTTCGCGTTCGACGGGCAGCTGCTCGCCGACGCGCTAGGGAAGGTGCGCACGGACAACAGTCAGGGCGAGGAGTACCTCACCGACGTCCTCGGCATCCTCCGCGAGGCCGGTCATCGCGTCGGGGCCTCCGTCGCCGCCGACCACCGCGAGATCGCCGGGATCAACAACCGTGTGCAGCTCGCCGAGGCCCGGCGGATCCTGAACGACCGGCTGCTGACCGCCGCGATGCTCGCCGGCGTCACCGTGGTCGACCCGGCAACGACCTGGGTCGATGTGACGGTCACGTTCGAGCAGGATGCCGTCGTCAACCCGGGCACCCAGCTCCAGGGCGCCACCCATCTCGGCGAGGGTGCGGAGGTCGGCCCCAACAGCCGGCTGAAGGACACGCGGGTCGGTGCCGGCGCGCGGGTCGACAACACCGTGGCCGACAGTGCTGTCATCGGGGCACAGGCGACCGTGGGGCCGTACGCGTATCTGCGGCCCGGTACCCGTCTCGGCGCCAAGGGCAAGATCGGTACGTACGTCGAGACGAAGAACGCCTCGATCGGCGAGGGGACGAAGGTGCCTCACCTTTCCTACGTCGGTGACGCGACGATCGGTGAGTACTCGAACATCGGGGCCGCGAGCGTCTTCGTGAACTATGACGGACAGGACAAACACCACACCACAGTCGGCTCGCACTGCCGTACCGGGTCGGACAACATGTTTGTGGCTCCTGTCACGGTCGGGGACGGCGCGTACACCGCGGCGGGCTCCGTGATCACGAAGGATGTGCCGCCCGGTTCGTTGGCTGTGGCACGCGGTCAGCAGCGGAATATCGAGGGTTGGGTGGCTCGCAAGCGTCCGGGCAGCGCGGCCGCGAAGGCGGCTGAGGCCGCTTCTGGGCAGGTCGAGAGCGAAGACTGA